In Planifilum fulgidum, a single window of DNA contains:
- the codY gene encoding GTP-sensing pleiotropic transcriptional regulator CodY codes for MDLLQKTRRISRILQKNVGHHLVDFDEVAQALCDVIGANVYIVNPDGKLLGLAIDHEIENERMEKYLKERQFPREYARSLMEVEKPRANISVEDPLTAYPVEMKDMFKHGYTTLVPIIGGGDHLGTLVLSRMNEKFVDDDLVLAEYGATVAGMEILRERAGQIEEEARSRAVVQLAINSLSFSELEAAEHIFNELDGNEGLLVASKIADRVGITRSVIVNALRKLESAGVVESRSLGMKGTYIRILNPKLLPALEKARH; via the coding sequence ATGGATTTGCTTCAAAAAACGAGGCGAATTTCCCGGATACTGCAGAAGAATGTCGGTCATCACCTCGTGGATTTTGACGAAGTGGCCCAGGCGCTTTGCGATGTGATCGGAGCCAATGTATATATTGTCAACCCCGACGGGAAGCTGTTGGGACTTGCCATCGATCATGAGATCGAAAACGAACGGATGGAGAAGTACCTGAAGGAGCGGCAATTCCCTCGGGAGTATGCCCGTTCGCTGATGGAAGTGGAAAAGCCGAGAGCCAACATCAGCGTGGAAGATCCCCTGACGGCTTATCCCGTTGAGATGAAGGACATGTTTAAGCACGGCTATACGACCCTCGTCCCGATCATCGGCGGCGGGGATCATCTGGGTACGCTCGTCTTGTCCCGCATGAATGAAAAATTTGTCGACGATGATCTGGTTTTGGCCGAATACGGAGCCACCGTTGCCGGAATGGAAATCCTTCGGGAACGGGCGGGACAGATCGAAGAGGAGGCGCGCAGCCGGGCGGTCGTCCAGCTGGCGATCAACTCCCTCTCCTTCAGCGAGCTGGAGGCGGCGGAACACATCTTCAACGAGCTGGACGGAAATGAGGGATTGCTGGTGGCCAGCAAAATCGCCGACCGGGTCGGCATCACCCGCTCCGTGATCGTCAACGCCCTGCGTAAACTGGAAAGCGCCGGCGTGGTGGAATCCCGTTCGCTGGGCATGAAGGGAACCTACATCCGCATCCTGAATCCCAAACTTCTCCCGGCG
- the lepB gene encoding signal peptidase I, which produces MRKRRIFRWMRTGLLAFAFVFAVNQYGFALSVVNGTSMEPTLEDGDRLFINRFAYLFNEPQVGDVITFEDPAQDGRYLVKRVVGVSGDRIEIRSGVLYRNGKAVPEPYIDTKIEDGNFGPVTVKPGTVFVLGDNRHKHASRDSRYESVGLVPIDRVDGKVEWIIWRPSLAAFL; this is translated from the coding sequence ATGAGGAAGCGTCGCATTTTCAGGTGGATGCGGACGGGTCTGTTGGCCTTCGCTTTCGTGTTCGCCGTCAATCAATACGGCTTCGCCCTGTCCGTGGTCAACGGCACGTCGATGGAGCCCACCCTGGAAGACGGCGATCGGTTGTTCATCAACCGGTTTGCCTACTTGTTCAATGAACCGCAGGTGGGTGACGTGATCACCTTTGAGGATCCGGCCCAGGACGGACGCTATCTGGTCAAACGGGTGGTCGGCGTCTCCGGTGACCGGATCGAGATCCGTTCCGGCGTGTTGTACCGAAACGGCAAGGCGGTGCCGGAACCCTACATCGACACCAAAATCGAGGACGGGAACTTCGGACCGGTCACGGTCAAACCGGGCACCGTCTTTGTCCTGGGGGACAACCGCCACAAGCATGCCAGCCGCGACAGCCGTTACGAAAGCGTCGGCCTGGTTCCCATCGACCGCGTCGACGGCAAGGTCGAGTGGATTATCTGGAGACCGTCCCTGGCCGCGTTTCTGTAA
- a CDS encoding DUF402 domain-containing protein has translation MILPEEGAVIRIESYKHGERLHRAWKKSLVLEKGEPLVIANYNVEVVEADGREWVFSGLTIGRFHRFDWYHTLAVFGKEGNFRLYTHIASPYRYRNGVLSYIDYDLDLVVEQDGERRWVDREEFDQNRVRYSYPDEVVKKIEETVERVDRMARRGEEPFTPEWANRWYHRFQSYKSRLME, from the coding sequence ATGATCCTGCCGGAGGAAGGAGCAGTCATACGGATCGAAAGTTACAAGCACGGGGAACGCTTGCACCGCGCGTGGAAAAAGTCGCTGGTCCTGGAAAAGGGGGAACCTCTGGTCATCGCCAATTACAATGTGGAAGTGGTGGAAGCGGACGGGAGGGAATGGGTTTTTTCAGGCCTGACCATCGGCCGGTTTCACCGCTTTGATTGGTATCACACCCTCGCCGTGTTCGGAAAGGAAGGAAATTTCCGGTTGTATACCCATATCGCCTCCCCGTACCGGTACCGGAACGGGGTGCTGTCCTACATCGACTACGATCTGGATCTCGTGGTCGAACAGGATGGGGAACGCCGTTGGGTGGACCGGGAGGAATTCGACCAAAACCGGGTTCGCTATTCCTATCCCGACGAAGTGGTGAAAAAAATCGAGGAGACGGTCGAGCGCGTCGACCGCATGGCTCGCAGGGGGGAAGAACCCTTCACTCCCGAATGGGCAAACCGCTGGTATCATCGTTTTCAATCCTACAAATCCCGTTTGATGGAGTGA
- the proC gene encoding pyrroline-5-carboxylate reductase → MKGAERICFIGAGAMAEAMLAGLLKNRRIDADRVSVFNRQRRDRLDKLKRTYGVRIPEDRGRAVLEADTVILAVKPKDVQEALTQWRDYFHKGQRIISVAAGISTEAVEKMIAAEIPVIRAMPNTSCTIGLSATALCAGKWAKPADMEAARYLFSAIGSAVIVDEEAMDSVTALSGSGPAYIYFMVEALERAGVEAGLSKEISRELTLQTLLGAAHMLMETREEPAELRRKVTSPGGTTMAGLEELKRRRFDEAIKSAVLRAKSRSRELGNLLEQGVK, encoded by the coding sequence ATGAAGGGAGCGGAACGCATCTGTTTTATCGGAGCCGGCGCCATGGCGGAGGCGATGCTGGCCGGCCTGCTGAAAAATCGGCGGATCGATGCCGACAGGGTGAGCGTCTTTAACCGTCAGCGGCGGGATCGGCTGGACAAACTGAAAAGGACCTACGGCGTCCGGATTCCCGAGGACCGGGGAAGGGCGGTTCTTGAAGCGGACACCGTGATTCTGGCGGTGAAGCCGAAGGATGTGCAGGAAGCCCTCACCCAGTGGAGGGACTATTTCCACAAGGGCCAGCGGATCATCTCCGTCGCCGCCGGCATCTCCACGGAGGCGGTGGAGAAGATGATCGCCGCAGAGATTCCGGTGATCCGGGCCATGCCCAACACCTCCTGCACCATCGGACTTTCCGCCACGGCCCTCTGCGCCGGAAAGTGGGCAAAACCCGCGGACATGGAAGCGGCGCGTTACCTGTTCTCCGCCATCGGCTCCGCGGTCATCGTGGACGAAGAGGCGATGGACTCCGTGACCGCCCTGTCGGGAAGCGGCCCGGCCTATATCTATTTCATGGTCGAAGCCCTGGAACGGGCCGGGGTGGAGGCGGGACTTTCGAAGGAGATCTCCCGCGAGCTCACCCTGCAGACCCTCCTCGGCGCGGCTCACATGCTGATGGAGACCCGGGAAGAACCGGCGGAACTGCGCCGCAAGGTCACTTCCCCGGGCGGAACAACGATGGCCGGCCTGGAGGAGCTGAAACGCCGCCGATTTGATGAAGCGATCAAAAGCGCCGTCCTGCGGGCCAAATCCCGCTCGCGGGAACTGGGAAATCTGCTGGAACAGGGAGTGAAGTGA
- a CDS encoding S8 family peptidase, translating into MGKAWFEEASRPLDPGLVHQLRKRRKRGGDGRDEAVPVIIRFKREAEEEKRKDVLRRCRKRSCDSIGGEIRLLNGCYGRLHPDTIRDLTDHEGVFRIYYDREVHAFLDVASKTTRSFEVHDRLGFTGKGVTIAVIDTGIHPHGDLTKPDNRIIAFADLVGNREEAYDDHGHGTHCAGDAAGGGYHSEGLYVGPAPEANLVGVKVLDAEGGGRLSTVIRGVEWCVEHKEELGIRILSLSLGAPAYESYRDDPLCQAVERAWHSGLVVCAAAGNEGPEPLMISTPGIDPVILTVGAADDRNTPDRSDDEKAPFSSRGPTIDQLVKPDVYAPGTDIVSLSAPGSTLEELLPENRVGEHYIHLSGTSMATPICAGVVALMLEANPYLSPNDVKSILMSTAQPMAGDQAGYLDARKAVDMARAYLEFQRPKVSGGATG; encoded by the coding sequence TTGGGCAAAGCCTGGTTTGAAGAGGCTTCCCGCCCGCTTGATCCGGGTCTGGTTCATCAGCTCCGAAAGCGGCGCAAAAGGGGCGGGGACGGACGGGACGAGGCGGTTCCGGTCATCATCCGTTTCAAAAGGGAGGCGGAGGAGGAGAAGCGAAAGGATGTCCTCCGCAGGTGCCGGAAACGGTCCTGCGATTCCATCGGCGGGGAGATTCGGCTGCTGAACGGCTGCTACGGCCGGCTTCACCCCGACACGATCCGCGACTTGACCGATCATGAAGGGGTTTTCCGCATCTATTACGACCGCGAGGTGCACGCTTTTCTCGATGTGGCTTCCAAGACCACCAGATCCTTTGAAGTTCACGACCGGCTGGGGTTTACCGGGAAAGGCGTCACCATCGCCGTCATCGACACCGGGATCCATCCCCACGGGGATCTGACCAAACCGGACAACCGGATCATCGCCTTCGCCGACCTGGTGGGAAACCGGGAGGAAGCTTACGATGACCATGGGCACGGGACCCACTGCGCCGGGGATGCGGCGGGAGGAGGGTACCATTCGGAGGGATTGTACGTCGGTCCCGCCCCTGAAGCCAACCTGGTGGGCGTGAAGGTGCTGGACGCCGAAGGAGGGGGGCGTCTGTCGACGGTGATTCGGGGGGTGGAGTGGTGCGTCGAGCACAAGGAGGAGCTGGGAATCCGGATTCTCTCCCTCTCCCTCGGGGCACCGGCCTACGAATCGTACCGGGACGACCCCCTATGCCAGGCGGTGGAGAGGGCGTGGCACAGCGGGCTGGTCGTCTGCGCCGCCGCCGGCAACGAAGGTCCCGAACCGCTGATGATCAGCACGCCGGGCATCGATCCGGTCATTCTCACCGTCGGCGCGGCGGACGACCGGAACACCCCCGATCGGAGCGACGACGAGAAGGCGCCCTTTTCCAGCCGGGGGCCGACGATCGATCAGCTGGTGAAGCCGGATGTGTACGCTCCGGGGACCGACATCGTCTCCCTGTCCGCGCCCGGTTCGACTCTGGAAGAGCTGCTGCCTGAAAACCGCGTCGGCGAACATTATATCCACCTTTCCGGCACATCGATGGCCACCCCCATCTGCGCCGGGGTGGTCGCCCTGATGTTGGAGGCCAACCCCTATCTGAGCCCGAACGACGTGAAGAGCATTTTGATGAGCACGGCCCAGCCGATGGCCGGCGATCAGGCGGGATATCTCGATGCCAGAAAGGCGGTGGACATGGCCCGGGCGTATCTCGAGTTTCAGAGACCCAAGGTTTCCGGCGGCGCGACGGGATAA
- a CDS encoding GNAT family N-acetyltransferase produces MLLRSFQLSDVHDVSRIWQLTASRDSERETLQELAKQLARDRDLVLVAEVDGRIVGAIVGTMDGSTGFFYCLAVHPDYQGRGIGRRLVSTLEERFRQKGAKRIWITIDEGTRKLLPFYLHLGYANICDTTLGKELMFQNGRIIRKASPG; encoded by the coding sequence ATGCTGCTTCGATCGTTTCAATTGTCCGATGTCCATGATGTTTCCCGGATTTGGCAGTTGACCGCGTCACGCGATTCGGAAAGGGAAACCCTTCAGGAACTGGCGAAACAATTGGCGCGGGATCGCGATCTGGTCCTGGTGGCCGAGGTGGACGGTCGCATCGTCGGGGCAATAGTCGGCACCATGGACGGAAGCACCGGTTTTTTCTATTGCCTGGCGGTGCATCCCGATTACCAGGGGAGGGGGATCGGAAGGCGCCTGGTCTCCACTTTGGAAGAGCGTTTCCGCCAAAAAGGAGCGAAGCGGATCTGGATCACCATTGACGAAGGGACGAGAAAGCTGCTCCCTTTTTACTTGCATTTGGGATATGCCAATATTTGCGACACCACACTGGGAAAGGAACTGATGTTTCAAAACGGGAGGATAATCAGGAAGGCCAGTCCCGGATGA
- a CDS encoding molybdopterin-containing oxidoreductase family protein: MSSSHPQTVVRSVCPLDCPDTCSLAVTLKEGRIVRVDGDPDHPITRGTICHKARHFPSRVYHPDRVLHPLKRTGRKGEGAFTRITWEEALDEITRRMQEIIRRHGAEAILPYSYYGNMGLVNNGSMDRRFFHRLGASRLDRTICNVAGNRGFEMTMGFKGAIDPEETVHSRFIIVWGGNIVSTNMHQVMLFEQARKRGAKIVAIDVHRNRTARWADEFIQLYPGTDAALALAMMHTLIEEGLLDHDFIRTYTTGWEEFRKRVAEYPPERASRITGVPAERIVRLAREYGRTTPSFIRIGNGLQHHDNGGMIVRTIACLPALTGQWKVRGGGALKENGVSAVDKAKLERPDLLPDPGVRTINMIRLGDALLHADPPIRFLFVYNANPARVAPAQEKVLRGLAREDLFTVVHDLFITDTARFADLVLPATSHFENLDVYKSYWHLYLQLARPVIPPQGEAMSNFDLFKTLAKRMGFTESCFDDTPEDIIRQVADQPENPWMEDVTYEELSEKGIVKLNLAKQPLFPDLLKRHKIALYSERMKEEGQDPLPKHVPLKEGFDARRNGDARHPFMLIAGPNHQFLNTSLGNIAKLQKLEGEPRVEIHPADAARHGIADGEAVRLFNRRGSCILKAKVTETTLPGVLISNGLWWGDSTCDGKGINQLTPDREADLAGGAVFFSTAVGIEKV; this comes from the coding sequence ATGTCTTCCTCTCATCCGCAAACCGTCGTCCGATCCGTCTGCCCGCTGGACTGCCCCGACACCTGCAGCCTCGCCGTTACCCTGAAGGAGGGACGGATCGTTCGGGTCGACGGTGATCCGGACCATCCGATCACCCGGGGAACCATCTGTCACAAAGCGCGCCATTTTCCCTCCCGGGTATACCACCCCGACAGGGTGCTGCATCCCCTGAAAAGGACCGGCCGCAAGGGCGAAGGCGCCTTCACCCGCATCACCTGGGAGGAAGCCCTGGATGAGATCACCCGGCGCATGCAGGAAATCATCCGCCGCCACGGCGCGGAAGCCATCCTGCCCTACAGCTACTACGGCAACATGGGGCTGGTGAACAACGGCAGCATGGATCGCCGCTTCTTCCACCGCCTGGGTGCCAGCCGCCTCGACCGCACCATCTGCAACGTCGCGGGCAACCGTGGATTCGAAATGACCATGGGCTTCAAGGGGGCAATCGATCCGGAAGAGACCGTCCACAGCCGCTTCATCATCGTCTGGGGCGGAAACATCGTCAGCACCAACATGCATCAGGTGATGCTCTTTGAACAGGCCCGCAAGAGAGGGGCCAAAATCGTCGCCATCGACGTTCACCGGAACCGGACCGCCCGCTGGGCCGACGAATTCATCCAGCTGTATCCCGGGACCGATGCCGCCCTCGCCCTGGCGATGATGCACACGTTGATCGAAGAGGGCTTGCTGGACCACGACTTCATCCGAACATACACCACCGGATGGGAGGAGTTCCGGAAGCGGGTCGCCGAGTACCCGCCGGAACGCGCATCCCGCATCACCGGCGTCCCGGCGGAGAGGATCGTCCGCCTGGCCCGGGAATACGGCCGGACCACCCCTTCCTTCATCCGGATCGGCAACGGACTTCAGCACCACGACAACGGCGGGATGATCGTCCGCACCATCGCCTGCCTCCCCGCCCTGACAGGGCAGTGGAAGGTGCGCGGGGGAGGCGCCCTCAAGGAAAACGGGGTCTCCGCCGTCGACAAAGCGAAGCTGGAACGCCCCGACCTCCTGCCGGACCCCGGCGTTCGGACGATCAACATGATCCGCCTGGGAGACGCCCTGCTCCACGCCGATCCGCCCATCCGTTTCCTCTTCGTTTACAACGCCAATCCGGCCCGGGTGGCTCCCGCCCAGGAAAAGGTGCTTCGGGGACTGGCCCGGGAAGACCTGTTCACCGTGGTGCACGATCTGTTCATCACCGACACGGCCCGGTTTGCCGACTTGGTCCTGCCGGCCACATCCCACTTTGAAAACCTGGATGTCTACAAATCCTACTGGCACCTGTACCTTCAGCTGGCCCGTCCGGTCATTCCGCCGCAGGGAGAGGCCATGTCCAACTTCGATCTCTTCAAAACCCTGGCCAAGCGGATGGGCTTCACCGAATCCTGTTTCGACGACACGCCGGAGGACATCATCCGCCAGGTTGCGGACCAGCCCGAAAACCCCTGGATGGAAGACGTGACCTACGAGGAACTGTCCGAAAAGGGCATCGTCAAGTTGAATCTCGCCAAACAGCCCCTTTTCCCCGACCTCTTAAAAAGACACAAAATCGCCCTCTACAGCGAGCGGATGAAGGAGGAGGGGCAGGACCCGCTCCCGAAGCACGTGCCGCTGAAAGAGGGCTTCGACGCCCGGAGAAACGGCGACGCAAGGCATCCCTTCATGTTGATCGCGGGGCCCAACCACCAGTTTCTCAACACGAGCCTGGGCAATATTGCCAAACTGCAAAAGCTGGAGGGCGAACCCCGGGTGGAAATTCATCCGGCCGACGCCGCCCGGCACGGCATTGCCGACGGCGAGGCCGTCCGGTTGTTCAACCGCCGCGGAAGCTGCATCCTGAAGGCCAAGGTGACGGAAACCACGCTTCCCGGCGTCCTCATAAGCAACGGATTGTGGTGGGGAGATTCCACCTGCGACGGAAAGGGAATCAACCAGCTGACGCCCGATCGGGAAGCCGACCTGGCGGGCGGCGCCGTTTTTTTCTCCACCGCGGTCGGCATCGAAAAGGTGTAA
- a CDS encoding VanW family protein, with amino-acid sequence MDERERMGKSGDRVSSGVVGRAGEGSAAGEAGETRIGRIGQSRKDRLGEQGAQSVFDRTGQGLIRLLERMPLIRRLPLDRLNPRAVSGVTLALVLVLAGSLTAFAFMGEAKTTEAVQPARQETERLPEKPPEPAMLILQDGEKKWEMDLRSIGYDGEDIATVDREKLEKWLKEIKKEVDEPAKDARMERWGAPIQPAKEGRRMDLKEIEENWLPHLSDYLNEPQEIPFIAEKPRVTEKDLRAVNQRRIGRYTTYFDASNVNRTTNIRLSAAAINNLVLNPGETFSFNQVVGQRTPDRGYKPAAVIVRGEYSEGIGGGICQTSSTLYNSVDAAGLRVTVRYSHSKEVTYVPAGRDATVSWGGPDFRFMNSLEKPIMIKTYVGEGFITVSIYTTPDAKVVQRQVPPAPKFQAKQVEVDPDKPTDDASPASGSGQGGDSGNSSGSGGSSGNNGGNQTGGDPSGNRDGGQGAAGGDNGTNSP; translated from the coding sequence GTGGACGAGCGTGAACGCATGGGGAAATCCGGTGACAGGGTTTCATCGGGTGTCGTAGGGCGCGCTGGCGAAGGTTCGGCCGCAGGGGAAGCGGGGGAAACGAGGATCGGGAGGATCGGACAATCCCGCAAGGATCGGTTGGGGGAACAGGGCGCCCAATCGGTGTTTGACCGGACGGGACAGGGCCTGATCCGCCTGCTGGAGAGGATGCCGCTCATCCGCCGCCTGCCCCTGGACCGGTTGAATCCCCGCGCCGTTTCCGGCGTGACGCTGGCGTTGGTGCTGGTTCTGGCCGGTTCCCTCACCGCCTTCGCCTTCATGGGGGAGGCCAAGACCACGGAGGCCGTCCAGCCGGCGCGGCAGGAGACGGAACGTTTGCCCGAGAAGCCTCCGGAACCGGCGATGCTCATCCTTCAGGATGGGGAAAAGAAATGGGAGATGGATCTTAGGTCGATCGGATATGACGGAGAGGACATTGCCACTGTCGACCGGGAGAAACTGGAGAAATGGCTGAAGGAGATCAAGAAAGAGGTGGATGAACCGGCGAAGGACGCCCGCATGGAGCGATGGGGGGCACCCATCCAACCGGCCAAAGAGGGGCGGAGGATGGATCTGAAGGAAATCGAAGAGAACTGGTTGCCTCATCTGTCCGATTATCTCAACGAACCCCAGGAAATTCCCTTCATCGCGGAGAAACCCCGGGTGACGGAGAAGGACCTTCGCGCGGTCAACCAGAGGCGCATCGGTCGCTACACCACCTATTTTGATGCGAGCAACGTGAACCGGACGACTAATATTCGGCTGTCCGCCGCCGCGATCAACAATCTGGTGCTCAACCCGGGAGAAACCTTCTCCTTCAACCAGGTGGTCGGGCAGCGCACGCCGGATCGGGGCTACAAGCCGGCTGCGGTGATCGTTCGGGGCGAATACAGCGAGGGGATCGGGGGCGGAATCTGCCAAACCTCCTCCACCCTGTACAACAGTGTGGATGCGGCCGGTCTGCGGGTGACGGTCCGGTATTCCCACAGCAAGGAAGTGACCTATGTCCCCGCCGGCCGGGATGCCACGGTGTCCTGGGGCGGACCGGATTTCCGGTTCATGAACAGCCTGGAAAAACCCATCATGATCAAAACCTATGTGGGTGAAGGATTTATCACGGTTTCCATTTATACCACCCCGGATGCCAAAGTGGTTCAGCGGCAGGTGCCGCCGGCCCCGAAATTTCAGGCGAAACAGGTGGAAGTGGACCCCGACAAACCGACCGATGACGCATCTCCCGCAAGCGGCTCCGGCCAAGGGGGAGATTCCGGCAATTCGAGCGGTTCCGGCGGCTCCTCCGGAAATAACGGAGGAAATCAAACGGGAGGCGATCCATCCGGAAACCGTGACGGAGGACAGGGAGCCGCCGGCGGTGACAACGGGACAAACTCACCCTGA
- the mutY gene encoding A/G-specific adenine glycosylase — MRLKKKDKIGQRLSKRTGVLGQRSGEAVEKSGEERLDSEVVDAFRTKLLSWYDKNKRDLPWRRERDPYKIWVSEVMLQQTRVDTVIPYYERFMQRFPTLKDLASASEEEVIKAWEGLGYYSRVRNLHAAVREVVASYGGKVPDDREVMGRLKGVGPYTVGAVLSIAYNRRVPAVDGNVMRVFSRLFAIEEDITRAATRRRMEALAMELIPEDRPGDFNQALMELGALVCSPSSPACDRCPLVRECRAYAQGRVRDFPVKRKGKAPQPVSVVFGWVVDGDGRMLLARRPDQGLLAGMWGLPTVERGKDDSPRETLGRYFQKKGFPIEPGPVLGQVEHVFSHRRWRAVVVSGRAADPTRPLPPGWRWVAEEELDFLALPKVYEKALSIIKDPVQLELSLET; from the coding sequence ATGCGGTTGAAGAAAAAGGATAAAATCGGTCAGCGATTGTCGAAGCGGACCGGGGTTTTGGGGCAAAGGAGTGGGGAGGCTGTGGAAAAGTCCGGCGAAGAGCGGCTGGATTCCGAGGTTGTGGATGCGTTCCGCACAAAGCTGCTCTCCTGGTATGACAAAAACAAGAGGGACCTGCCCTGGCGCAGGGAAAGGGATCCGTATAAAATATGGGTGTCCGAAGTGATGTTGCAACAAACGCGGGTCGACACGGTGATCCCGTACTATGAGCGTTTCATGCAACGGTTCCCCACGCTCAAGGACTTGGCTTCCGCCTCCGAGGAGGAGGTGATCAAAGCGTGGGAAGGGCTGGGATATTATTCCCGCGTCCGCAATCTGCACGCGGCGGTTCGGGAGGTGGTCGCCTCCTACGGAGGCAAAGTGCCCGATGACCGGGAGGTGATGGGCCGCCTGAAGGGAGTGGGCCCGTACACCGTCGGCGCCGTGCTGAGCATCGCGTACAATCGGCGCGTTCCCGCGGTGGACGGAAACGTGATGAGGGTCTTTTCCCGACTTTTCGCCATCGAAGAGGATATCACCCGGGCCGCCACCCGGCGCCGGATGGAGGCGCTGGCGATGGAACTGATCCCGGAGGATCGCCCCGGGGATTTCAATCAGGCGCTGATGGAACTGGGCGCCTTGGTCTGCAGTCCTTCCTCCCCGGCCTGCGACCGTTGCCCGCTGGTTCGGGAATGCCGGGCTTACGCGCAGGGAAGGGTGAGGGATTTTCCCGTCAAGCGCAAGGGTAAGGCGCCGCAGCCGGTTTCCGTCGTATTCGGATGGGTTGTCGACGGGGACGGGCGGATGTTGCTCGCGCGGCGGCCCGACCAGGGGCTTTTGGCCGGGATGTGGGGACTGCCGACGGTGGAAAGGGGGAAGGATGATTCCCCCCGGGAAACTCTGGGGCGATATTTTCAAAAGAAGGGTTTTCCGATTGAACCGGGACCGGTTTTGGGGCAGGTGGAACATGTTTTCAGCCACCGCCGCTGGCGGGCGGTGGTGGTGAGCGGCAGGGCGGCCGACCCGACCCGCCCCCTTCCGCCGGGATGGAGGTGGGTGGCCGAGGAGGAGCTGGATTTTCTCGCCCTGCCCAAGGTGTATGAAAAGGCGCTGTCCATCATCAAGGATCCGGTTCAATTGGAACTGAGTTTGGAAACTTGA